One genomic segment of Streptomyces sp. NBC_00239 includes these proteins:
- the dnaE gene encoding DNA polymerase III subunit alpha — MAKQPFTHLHVHTQYSLLDGAARLKDMFAACNEMGMSHIAMSDHGNLHGAYDFFHTAKKAGITPIIGIEAYVAPESRRNKRRIQWGQPHQKRDDVSGSGGYTHKTIWAANATGLHNLFRLSSDAYAEGWLTKWPRMDKETIAKWSEGLIASTGCPSGEVQTRLRLGQFDEAVQAASDYKDIFGEGRYFLELMDHGIEIERRVRDGLLEIGKKLGIPPLVTNDSHYTYASEAGAHDALLCIQTGKNLSDPDRFRFDGSGYYLKSTDEMYAIDSSDAWQEGCANTRLVAEQVETEGMFQFRNLMPKFDIPEGYTEVTWFREETMRGMHRRFPGGIPEDRMKQVEYEMDTIISMGFPGYFLVVADFIMWAKNQGIAVGPGRGSAAGSIVAYAMGITDLDPIPHGLIFERFLNPERVSMPDVDIDFDERRRVEVIRYVTEKYGADKVAMIGTYGTIKAKNAIKDSARVLGYPYAMGDRLTKAMPADVLGKGIPLSGILDPQHPRYSEAGEIRSMYENEPDVKKVIDTARGVEGLVRQMGVHAAGVIMSSETITDHVPVWVRHTDGVTITQWDYPSCESLGLLKMDFLGLRNLTIMDDAVKMVKANKGIDIDLLALPLDDPKTFELLGRGDTLGVFQFDGGPMRSLLRLMKPDNFEDISAVSALYRPGPMGMNSHTNYALRKNKQQEITPIHPELEEPLREVLDVTYGLIVYQEQVQKAAQIIAGYSLGEADILRRVMGKKKPEELAKNFVIFEAGAKSKGFSDAAIKALWDVLVPFAGYAFNKAHSAAYGLVSYWTAYLKANFPAEYMAGLLTSVKDDKDKSAIYLNECRRMGIKVLPPNVNESESNFAAQGDDVILFGLTAVRNVGQNVVDSIIKCRKAKGKYSSFPDFLDKVEAVVCNKRTVESLIKAGAFDEMGHTRKGLVAHHEPMIDNVVAVKRKEAEGQFDLFGGMGDEESSEPGFGLDVEFSDVEWEKSYLLAQEREMLGLYVSDHPLFGLEHVLSDKTDAGISQLTGGEHGDGAVVTIGGIISGLQRKMTKQGNAWAIATVEDLAGSIECMFFPATYQLVSTQLVEDTVVFVKGRLDKREDVPRLVAMEMMVPDLSSAGTNAPVVLTIPTVKVTPPMVTRLGEILRHHKGNTEVRIKLQGPRSTTVLRLDRHRVQPDPALFGDLKVLLGPSCLAG, encoded by the coding sequence GTGGCCAAGCAGCCGTTCACGCACCTGCACGTACACACCCAGTACTCGCTGCTGGACGGTGCTGCGCGGCTCAAGGACATGTTCGCCGCGTGCAATGAAATGGGCATGTCGCACATCGCGATGTCCGACCACGGCAACCTGCACGGCGCGTATGACTTCTTCCACACCGCGAAGAAGGCCGGGATCACCCCGATCATCGGGATCGAGGCGTACGTCGCCCCCGAGTCCCGGCGCAACAAGCGCAGGATCCAGTGGGGCCAGCCGCACCAGAAGCGGGACGACGTCTCCGGTTCCGGCGGCTACACCCACAAGACGATCTGGGCGGCCAACGCCACCGGTCTGCACAACCTCTTCCGGCTGTCCTCCGACGCGTACGCCGAGGGCTGGCTCACGAAGTGGCCGCGGATGGACAAGGAGACCATCGCCAAGTGGTCCGAGGGCCTGATCGCCTCCACCGGCTGCCCCTCCGGCGAGGTGCAGACCCGGCTGCGGCTCGGCCAGTTCGACGAGGCCGTGCAGGCCGCCTCCGACTACAAGGACATCTTCGGCGAGGGACGCTACTTCCTGGAGCTGATGGACCACGGCATCGAGATCGAGCGCCGGGTCCGCGACGGCCTCCTGGAGATCGGCAAGAAGCTCGGCATCCCGCCGCTGGTCACCAACGACTCGCACTACACCTACGCGAGCGAGGCCGGCGCGCACGACGCCCTGCTCTGCATCCAGACCGGCAAGAACCTCTCCGACCCCGACCGCTTCCGCTTCGACGGCTCCGGCTACTACCTGAAGTCGACCGACGAGATGTACGCGATCGACTCCTCGGACGCCTGGCAGGAGGGCTGCGCCAACACCCGCCTCGTCGCCGAGCAGGTCGAGACCGAGGGCATGTTCCAGTTCCGGAACCTGATGCCGAAGTTCGACATCCCGGAGGGCTACACCGAGGTCACCTGGTTCCGCGAGGAGACCATGCGGGGCATGCACCGCCGGTTCCCCGGCGGCATCCCCGAGGACCGCATGAAGCAGGTCGAGTACGAGATGGACACGATCATCTCGATGGGCTTCCCCGGCTACTTCCTCGTGGTCGCCGACTTCATCATGTGGGCCAAGAACCAGGGGATCGCGGTCGGCCCCGGCCGCGGCTCCGCCGCCGGCTCGATCGTCGCGTACGCCATGGGCATCACCGACCTCGACCCCATCCCGCACGGCCTGATCTTCGAGCGGTTCCTGAACCCCGAACGCGTCTCCATGCCCGATGTCGACATCGACTTCGACGAGCGCAGGCGCGTCGAGGTGATCCGGTACGTGACCGAGAAGTACGGCGCCGACAAGGTCGCCATGATCGGCACCTACGGCACCATCAAGGCCAAGAACGCGATCAAGGACTCCGCGCGCGTCCTGGGCTACCCGTACGCCATGGGCGACCGGCTCACCAAGGCCATGCCCGCCGACGTCCTCGGCAAGGGCATCCCGCTCTCCGGCATCCTCGACCCGCAGCACCCGCGGTACAGCGAGGCCGGCGAGATCCGCTCGATGTACGAGAACGAGCCCGACGTGAAGAAGGTCATCGACACCGCCCGCGGTGTGGAGGGCCTGGTCCGCCAGATGGGCGTGCACGCCGCCGGCGTGATCATGTCCAGCGAGACGATCACCGACCACGTACCCGTCTGGGTGCGGCACACCGACGGCGTCACCATCACCCAGTGGGACTACCCGAGCTGCGAGTCGCTCGGCCTGCTGAAGATGGACTTCCTCGGCCTGCGCAACCTCACGATCATGGACGACGCCGTCAAGATGGTGAAGGCCAACAAGGGGATCGACATCGACCTCCTGGCCCTCCCGCTCGACGACCCCAAGACGTTCGAACTGCTCGGCCGCGGCGACACCCTCGGCGTGTTCCAGTTCGACGGCGGGCCCATGCGCTCCCTGCTGCGCCTGATGAAGCCCGACAACTTCGAAGACATCTCCGCCGTGTCGGCCCTCTACCGGCCCGGCCCGATGGGCATGAACTCGCACACGAACTACGCGCTGCGCAAGAACAAGCAGCAGGAGATCACCCCGATCCACCCGGAGCTCGAAGAGCCGCTGCGCGAGGTCCTCGACGTCACCTACGGCCTCATCGTCTACCAGGAGCAGGTCCAGAAGGCCGCCCAGATCATCGCCGGCTACTCGCTCGGCGAGGCCGACATCCTGCGCCGCGTGATGGGCAAGAAGAAGCCCGAGGAACTGGCGAAGAACTTCGTCATCTTCGAGGCCGGCGCCAAGAGCAAGGGCTTCAGCGACGCGGCGATCAAGGCCCTGTGGGACGTCCTGGTCCCCTTCGCCGGCTACGCCTTCAACAAGGCCCACTCCGCCGCGTACGGCCTGGTCTCGTACTGGACCGCCTACCTCAAGGCGAACTTCCCGGCCGAGTACATGGCCGGCCTGCTCACCTCGGTCAAGGACGACAAGGACAAGTCCGCGATCTACCTGAACGAGTGCCGCCGGATGGGCATCAAGGTGCTCCCGCCGAACGTGAACGAGTCGGAGTCGAACTTCGCCGCCCAGGGCGACGACGTGATCCTCTTCGGCCTCACCGCGGTGCGCAACGTCGGGCAGAACGTCGTGGACTCGATCATCAAGTGCCGGAAGGCGAAGGGGAAGTACAGCTCCTTCCCCGACTTCCTGGACAAGGTCGAGGCCGTCGTCTGCAACAAGCGCACCGTCGAGTCGCTGATCAAGGCCGGCGCCTTCGACGAGATGGGCCACACCCGCAAGGGCCTCGTCGCCCACCACGAGCCGATGATCGACAACGTGGTGGCGGTCAAGCGCAAGGAGGCCGAGGGGCAGTTCGACCTGTTCGGCGGCATGGGCGACGAGGAGAGCAGCGAGCCGGGCTTCGGCCTCGACGTCGAGTTCTCCGACGTCGAGTGGGAGAAGTCCTACCTGCTCGCCCAGGAGCGCGAGATGCTCGGCCTCTACGTCTCCGACCACCCGCTGTTCGGCCTGGAGCACGTCCTCTCGGACAAGACGGACGCCGGGATCTCGCAGCTCACCGGCGGTGAGCACGGCGACGGCGCGGTGGTCACCATCGGCGGCATCATCTCGGGCCTCCAGCGCAAGATGACCAAGCAGGGCAACGCCTGGGCGATCGCCACCGTCGAGGACCTGGCCGGCTCGATCGAATGCATGTTCTTCCCCGCCACCTACCAGCTGGTCTCCACCCAGCTCGTCGAGGACACCGTCGTCTTCGTCAAGGGCCGCCTCGACAAGCGCGAGGACGTCCCCCGGCTGGTCGCGATGGAGATGATGGTCCCCGACCTGTCCTCCGCGGGCACCAACGCACCCGTGGTGCTCACCATCCCCACGGTCAAGGTGACCCCGCCGATGGTCACCCGGCTCGGCGAGATCCTCCGCCACCACAAGGGCAACACCGAGGTGCGGATCAAGCTCCAGGGGCCGCGCAGCACCACCGTGCTGCGGCTCGACCGGCACCGGGTGCAGCCCGACCCGGCCCTGTTCGGCGACCTGAAGGTGCTGCTCGGCCCGTCCTGCCTGGCCGGCTGA
- a CDS encoding NYN domain-containing protein codes for MDRCVVLVDAGYLLGAAASLLAGEPSRSRITVDHAALIQGLRERAEADTERPLLRIYWFDGAPDRVPQPEHRRLRVMPRVTVRLGALTRSDGRWAQKGVDAAMHAELTELARNRACSDVVLVTGDGDLLPGLMSAKEHGVAVHLWAVQAADGDYNQSEDLVAEADERRVLDRAWITRAVRAKDLAGICAPPPAPRPEIAAILSAPLPEAALAEAARNGAAPAPAPADNPPGGPATTAAKGVPTPKDLAGLRAHAPVPGPQTAQPSGTATLRWSSDRGWIERGGPLGEPAETASLPTLAQLTSAEQRWADREEDITTVGGDPFEVGQVFARRWMERLPETVHLQKLATMYPRIPHRIDGELLRYAARFGLLAHKDDQIDEHDRYAIRAGFWREIDVRAAAEHVGAGAPGAAGAAVPGAATGERAAEKSLDRAAEKVTGDLPE; via the coding sequence GTGGACCGCTGCGTCGTCCTGGTGGACGCCGGCTATCTGCTGGGCGCCGCCGCGAGCCTCCTGGCGGGAGAGCCCTCCCGCTCGCGCATCACCGTCGACCACGCCGCCCTCATCCAGGGGCTGCGCGAACGCGCCGAGGCCGACACCGAGCGCCCGCTGCTGCGGATCTACTGGTTCGACGGCGCACCCGACCGGGTGCCCCAGCCCGAGCACCGGCGACTGCGCGTGATGCCCCGGGTCACCGTCCGGCTCGGCGCCTTGACCCGCAGCGACGGCCGCTGGGCCCAGAAGGGCGTCGACGCGGCCATGCACGCCGAGCTCACCGAGCTGGCCAGAAACCGCGCCTGCTCGGACGTGGTCCTGGTGACCGGCGACGGCGACCTGCTGCCCGGCCTGATGTCCGCCAAGGAACACGGCGTCGCCGTCCACCTGTGGGCCGTCCAGGCCGCCGACGGCGACTACAACCAGTCCGAGGACCTGGTCGCCGAAGCCGACGAGCGCCGGGTGCTCGACCGGGCCTGGATCACCCGGGCGGTCCGCGCCAAGGACCTCGCCGGGATCTGCGCCCCGCCGCCGGCGCCCCGCCCCGAGATCGCCGCGATCCTCTCCGCCCCGCTGCCCGAGGCGGCCCTCGCCGAAGCCGCCCGCAACGGCGCCGCCCCCGCGCCCGCCCCCGCCGACAACCCGCCCGGCGGGCCCGCCACCACCGCCGCCAAGGGCGTACCCACCCCCAAGGACCTCGCCGGGCTGCGCGCCCACGCGCCCGTCCCCGGGCCGCAGACCGCCCAGCCCAGCGGCACGGCCACCCTGCGCTGGTCCTCCGACCGGGGCTGGATCGAACGCGGTGGCCCGCTCGGCGAACCGGCCGAGACCGCCTCCCTGCCCACCCTCGCCCAGCTGACCAGCGCCGAGCAGCGCTGGGCGGACCGCGAGGAGGACATCACCACCGTCGGCGGTGACCCGTTCGAGGTCGGCCAGGTGTTCGCCCGGCGCTGGATGGAACGCCTGCCCGAAACGGTGCACCTGCAGAAGCTCGCCACCATGTACCCGCGGATCCCGCACCGCATCGACGGCGAACTGCTGCGGTACGCGGCGCGGTTCGGGCTGCTCGCGCACAAGGACGACCAGATCGACGAGCACGACCGGTATGCGATCCGGGCCGGGTTCTGGCGCGAGATCGATGTGCGGGCCGCCGCGGAGCATGTGGGTGCGGGGGCGCCCGGGGCCGCCGGGGCGGCCGTTCCCGGGGCCGCGACCGGTGAGCGGGCCGCGGAGAAGAGCCTGGACAGGGCCGCCGAGAAGGTCACGGGCGACCTGCCCGAATAA
- a CDS encoding ABC transporter ATP-binding protein produces MSTGTAEAGHAAGHGDRTPGAGAVEPFAVVCTVSELVKSYPAARGGRGTPALPAVRATDGISLEIRRGEIFGLLGPNGAGKSTLVRQLTGLMRPDSGSVRLLGHDIVRHPERASRLLAYLGQESTALDELTVALAAETTGRLRGLDARTARAERDAVLEELGLGEIADRPLKKLSGGQRRLACFAAALVGERPVLVLDEPTTGMDPVARRAVWNAVDRRRARHGATVVLVTHNVIEAETVLDRVAVVDRGRVIACDTPAGLKAQVADEVRLELVWREAPPMHVPEVAALRPAATEAGRRWVLRMGPDEARAAVAAVTGGPAFAALDDFTLATPSLEDVYLALGGRTKGLVKT; encoded by the coding sequence GTGAGCACGGGCACAGCAGAGGCGGGACACGCCGCGGGACACGGCGACCGGACCCCCGGGGCAGGGGCCGTCGAGCCGTTCGCCGTGGTCTGCACGGTGTCCGAACTGGTCAAGTCGTACCCCGCCGCGCGCGGCGGCCGCGGCACCCCGGCGCTGCCCGCGGTCCGGGCCACGGACGGCATCTCCCTGGAGATCCGGCGCGGCGAGATCTTCGGACTGCTCGGCCCCAACGGCGCCGGCAAGTCCACCCTGGTCCGCCAGCTGACCGGGCTGATGCGGCCCGACTCCGGCTCCGTACGCCTCCTCGGCCACGACATCGTGCGCCACCCTGAGCGCGCCTCCCGGCTGCTCGCCTACCTCGGCCAGGAATCCACCGCGCTCGACGAGCTGACCGTCGCCCTGGCCGCCGAGACCACCGGCCGGCTGCGCGGCCTGGACGCACGGACCGCCCGCGCCGAGCGCGACGCCGTCCTCGAGGAGCTGGGCCTCGGCGAGATCGCCGACCGGCCCCTGAAGAAGCTCTCCGGCGGCCAGCGCCGCCTCGCCTGCTTCGCCGCCGCGCTCGTCGGCGAACGCCCCGTCCTCGTCCTCGACGAACCCACCACCGGCATGGACCCGGTCGCCCGGCGGGCCGTGTGGAACGCGGTGGACCGCCGCCGCGCCCGGCACGGCGCGACCGTCGTCCTCGTCACCCACAACGTCATCGAGGCCGAGACCGTCCTCGACCGGGTCGCCGTCGTCGACCGCGGCCGGGTCATCGCCTGCGACACCCCCGCCGGACTCAAGGCGCAGGTCGCCGACGAGGTCCGGCTGGAGCTGGTGTGGCGCGAGGCCCCGCCGATGCACGTCCCCGAGGTCGCCGCACTGCGACCGGCGGCCACCGAGGCCGGCCGCCGCTGGGTGCTGCGGATGGGCCCCGACGAGGCCCGGGCCGCGGTCGCCGCGGTCACCGGCGGCCCCGCCTTCGCCGCCCTCGACGATTTCACCCTGGCCACCCCGAGCCTGGAGGACGTCTACCTCGCGCTCGGCGGCCGTACGAAGGGCCTGGTCAAGACGTGA
- a CDS encoding ABC transporter permease: protein MSLPASAAVPAAPAPVPAALDDEATEPAAALAPRARLFPALAAVYRAQLSRARVARIPLLFVATFQSVGIMVLMRGVVDGGSEARAVVAGSSVLVVAFVALNLLAQYFGQLRASGGLDHYATLPVPPAAVVLGAAGAYASFTVPGTLVTAVFGCVLFGLPMGGLWILAAVVPLAGAALAGLGAALGLLAPRQELATLAGQLGMSAALLLGVLPPERMPSVIVWARDLLPSTYGVEAFAHTFAPHPDWAVVAADLAVCAAVGVLSLALATWAYRRAAVR, encoded by the coding sequence GTGAGCCTTCCCGCCTCCGCCGCCGTTCCCGCCGCCCCGGCGCCCGTACCGGCGGCGCTCGACGACGAAGCCACGGAGCCGGCCGCCGCGCTCGCCCCGCGGGCCCGGCTGTTCCCCGCGCTGGCCGCCGTCTACCGCGCGCAGCTGTCCCGGGCCCGGGTGGCCCGCATCCCGCTGCTGTTCGTCGCCACCTTCCAGTCCGTCGGGATCATGGTCCTGATGCGCGGGGTGGTGGACGGCGGCAGCGAGGCGCGCGCCGTGGTCGCCGGCTCCTCCGTCCTCGTCGTCGCCTTCGTGGCGCTCAACCTGCTGGCCCAGTACTTCGGCCAGCTGCGCGCCTCCGGGGGCCTCGACCACTACGCCACCCTGCCGGTGCCGCCCGCCGCGGTGGTGCTCGGCGCGGCCGGCGCGTACGCCTCCTTCACCGTGCCCGGCACGCTCGTGACGGCCGTGTTCGGCTGCGTGCTCTTCGGGCTGCCGATGGGCGGACTGTGGATCCTGGCGGCCGTGGTCCCGCTGGCCGGGGCGGCCCTCGCAGGCCTCGGCGCGGCGCTCGGGCTGCTCGCCCCCCGCCAGGAGCTGGCCACGCTGGCCGGGCAGCTCGGCATGTCGGCGGCGCTGCTGCTGGGCGTGCTGCCGCCCGAGCGGATGCCGTCGGTGATCGTGTGGGCCCGCGACCTGCTGCCGTCCACGTACGGGGTCGAGGCCTTCGCCCACACCTTCGCGCCGCACCCCGACTGGGCCGTGGTCGCCGCCGACCTGGCGGTCTGCGCGGCCGTCGGCGTCCTCTCGCTGGCCCTCGCCACCTGGGCGTACCGGCGGGCAGCGGTCCGCTGA
- the ybaK gene encoding Cys-tRNA(Pro) deacylase: MAKKSTKATQATKQGAGGTPATVALTAAGVPFTVHAYTHDPAAASYGEEAAQALGVSPDRVFKTLVAEVDGALTVAVVPVSGSLDLKALAAAVGGKKAVMADPAAAERSSGYVRGGISPLGQRRALPTVLDASALAHATICVSAGRRGLEVELTPTALTTLTNATTSPVTRP, from the coding sequence ATGGCGAAGAAGTCCACGAAGGCGACGCAGGCGACGAAGCAGGGCGCGGGCGGTACGCCGGCCACGGTCGCGCTGACCGCGGCGGGGGTGCCCTTCACGGTGCACGCGTACACGCACGACCCGGCGGCCGCCTCCTACGGGGAAGAGGCCGCCCAGGCCCTCGGGGTCTCCCCCGACCGGGTCTTCAAGACGCTCGTCGCGGAGGTCGACGGGGCGCTGACGGTCGCCGTGGTCCCGGTGTCGGGCTCGCTGGACCTGAAGGCGCTCGCCGCGGCGGTGGGCGGCAAGAAGGCCGTCATGGCCGACCCGGCCGCGGCGGAGCGGTCCTCCGGGTACGTACGGGGTGGCATCTCGCCGCTGGGGCAGCGGCGGGCGTTGCCGACGGTGCTGGACGCGTCTGCTCTTGCGCACGCCACGATCTGCGTCTCGGCGGGCCGCCGGGGCCTGGAAGTCGAACTGACCCCCACCGCCCTCACCACCCTCACCAACGCCACGACCTCCCCCGTGACCCGCCCCTGA
- a CDS encoding LON peptidase substrate-binding domain-containing protein, whose amino-acid sequence MTTVRLPLFPLNSVLFPGLVLPLNVFEERYRAMMRDLLKSGDEEPRRFAVVAIRDGREMAPTAPGLPDQTALPEKGPAAGFGPDPVQAFHRVGCIADAATVREREDGSFEVLATGTVRVKILSVDASGPYLVAEMEELPEDSGEGAGALAQGVLRAFRAYQKRLAGARERSLATGADLPDEPSVVSYLVAAAAVLDVPSKQRLLQAPDTATRLAEELKLLRSETAVIRHLPSLPAVDLTRSPTSPN is encoded by the coding sequence GTGACCACCGTTCGTCTGCCGCTCTTCCCGCTGAACTCGGTACTGTTCCCGGGCCTCGTCCTGCCCCTGAACGTTTTCGAGGAGCGCTATCGCGCCATGATGCGCGACCTGCTGAAGTCCGGCGACGAGGAGCCGCGGCGCTTCGCCGTCGTCGCGATCCGCGACGGCCGCGAGATGGCGCCCACCGCCCCCGGACTCCCCGACCAGACGGCGCTGCCCGAGAAGGGCCCGGCCGCCGGCTTCGGCCCCGACCCCGTCCAGGCCTTCCACCGGGTGGGCTGCATCGCCGACGCGGCGACCGTCCGGGAGCGCGAGGACGGCAGCTTCGAGGTGCTGGCCACCGGCACGGTCCGGGTGAAGATCCTGTCGGTCGACGCGAGCGGCCCCTACCTGGTGGCCGAGATGGAGGAACTGCCGGAGGACTCCGGGGAGGGCGCGGGCGCGCTGGCGCAGGGCGTCCTGCGGGCGTTCCGGGCGTACCAGAAGCGCCTCGCGGGGGCCCGCGAGAGGTCCCTGGCCACCGGCGCGGACCTGCCCGACGAACCGTCGGTGGTCTCGTACCTGGTGGCGGCGGCGGCGGTGCTGGACGTCCCGTCCAAGCAGCGGCTGCTACAGGCCCCGGACACCGCGACCCGGCTCGCCGAGGAGCTGAAGCTGCTGCGCAGCGAGACGGCGGTCATCCGGCACCTGCCGTCGCTGCCCGCGGTGGACCTGACCCGGTCCCCGACCAGCCCGAACTGA